The Pogoniulus pusillus isolate bPogPus1 chromosome 6, bPogPus1.pri, whole genome shotgun sequence genomic interval CGGAGCAGCGGCCGCAGGGGCGGCAGCTGGTATCGCGGCAGGGGCTACCCTGCGCCGGGCCCGGCTTGCCGGCGAGCTGGAAACAAGCGACGGTCCAGAGTACCGAGATGGCAACTGGACGACCACCGCACCCGCAAGCCAAGCCCCGCCAGCATGGGCCGTGGCTTGGCTCTGTCCCTTCGCTGCTGTTCTCCTCTGCCGCTGACGATTTCAGGGCACCAGACTGTGCCTGAAGGAACTACCACTGCCGTGAGGGCCGGCTGCCCCCACCGTGGGGCTGAGCGTACCCACCTGGGACTACAGCAACTCCCAAGGCAGCAATCCCTCCAGCACCTGACCTCTCCCGGTTACCGGCCACCAGCGGGGCAGGACCCCATGGGAAGCCCCTCCACCACCTACCCCATGCCCTGCCTGTTCAGGCACCCAGTTTGTCCCACTCCTCTGTACCTGGGTCCAGCACCGTGTGGAAGACAAGGAGACAGGAATAAAACAGGGTGGAAAGCAGGTGTGACTGCATGTGGGGCAGGTGCTCAGGACGGAAAGCCCAGAGTGGCACTGCCCTGGAACCCTGCCCAACAAGCTTTTATTTTGGGACGGAGGTCCCAACAGTGCAGCAAGACCTCCTCAGAGGTCTCATGCtgcctggaggcagcagctgtgctccatCATCCTACATGGTCATGCCACAGGACAGCAACCACAGTACAGCCTCATCCCCTGCTCTGGGGATCCTCTACCCCAGCTTACGGCAGCCCGGGGTGCAAAACTGGGGGCTGCCCCTGTAAAGCCACTCTAAGCAGAATTCCATGTTGAGGGGGCCTCAGCCCTGAGGAGCTCTGGGGTATCCTTGGGAAGCTGGGGGGCCTCTGTCCCCAACTCAAGTGGCTTCTGCCCCATGAAACATGTCTCAGTCCAGCGTCACCTTGCCCAGGCGTCCTGCCCGAAAGTCCCGCAGGAACTCATAGGCAGCAGATGGGTAGTTGAGCATTGTCACATTGACATTTCCTGGAGAGATGGGTGTGGAAGGATGcgtcagcagagcctggagctgtgctgggattcCCAAAAGCCTCATCCCAGCACCCCAAAAAACAGAGATCTCCTTCCTGGAGCACTCACCTGTGCCTGTCAGTACCTTCACCTTCTGTGTCCTGCCCAGAGTGAGGGCCACATGCCTCAGCACGTGCTCAATGTTGTCGCAGGCCTCAGACAGCCCATAGCGCTGCACATACCTGCCAAAGTAGGTGGCTTCTGTCCCCCAGCCCCTTGAGTACAGCTTCTCTGTCATCTACTCAGGACCACAGGGAGTGGACCCagcccagggccctctccagTTTCTCCACCAGCTCACCTAAATTGCTGCTGCTTGTTCAGGGTGTACAGCAGGTAGTCAGCCATGATGTCCTCCCCAACAAGGTGGTCATGGATGGCTCCTGGGAAAGAGGGTGAGATTCCCACTCCTTTGCCATGCCCTGCTTTTGAGTCCTGGCCACCTCTCCCACCATCTACCTCCATTCATGCACCAGCCTGGgatggctgtgagcagccaacTCCTGCCACTACTCAAGCACCAGGCCCAGCTGGGGCTTAAAGGCATGTCTGGAGaatccccctggccacagcctccaccTTACCACACAGTGCCAGCTTCATGCCAGTCTCTACATCCCCCAGTTTCGGAGGCAGCACACCAGGCGTATCCACCAAGTACATCAGGGGCTTCTCGCAGACCTACGATGAGGGGAGGCAGGGCCATTAGGACATGCTCAATAACTAGCATGTAGATTGCTGACATGGCTAATGAGCAAGGTTTTGATAAGGCCTCTGGAAAAGGGACCTGAGCAGCCATTTTGAGGTCAGCTCTTGAGGTTTTCCAAAGATCCTGTGAGAGGAGGCAGGGAGGTAAAGGCCAGGACCTACGTAGGTAGCAGCAATGAGGAGACAGTACCTGGATTCTGGTCAGCACTGCCTTGGTGATGCCTGGTTCGCCACCAACTGCAGTGGCTTTCCctcaggggagaggagagagaaagtcAGAGAAGCAAGCCCCCCTCCCCCTACCAGCTCCATAACTGCACCAACTGCTCCCCCCTAGGCCTAGGCAGCATGCAGAAATACCCTTTCTGAGATGCAGCCTCCGCAGTGAGTTGATGAGTGAGGACTTTCCCACATTGGGCACACCAATCACCAGGATGCTGTAAGCAGTGCTCTGGAAGGGAGGAGGACTGGCAGGTTATCAGCCAGCCACTCCAGGAGCAAGGGGCAGTCACAACAGTGGGACACCCAAGCCTTTGCTGGTGCTTCTGGCATGTGTAGGAGCAGCCTCACCCCTCCAGCTGGAGGGAGATGACCTGCTGATGGTCACCCTGGCTCCCTGTGTGTGCATGGGCAGTCTCACTGCCATTGTCTCACCTCAGCCCTGTGGTAGCGTGGGCTGTTGTCCACCAGCTTGGCAACCAGGGGAACAATCTGCAGAGAAACACAAAGCGTGCACCAGACTTGGTAAGGTTAGACAGTGGTTGGACACCATGACCTCACAGGTCATTTCAAACCAGaacaattctacaattctagGGGCTGTAACTGAAGCTCTCTGCCTGGGTTGGCAGTGGTCACTTGCTCAGAGGACACTGTGCCACAAGGACGTGCAAAAtaggagctgagcagaggatGGGGTACATTGGGCAAGCTGGTGTCCCCCCCTCAGTGTGGGGCATTTCACAGGCCTGGTAGGTAAGTGTGCAGCCCACAGGTATCAGCAGCAAAGAGCAAGGCTGGGCATGGGGTTGCTGGCCTGTTACCTTCTTGATGTTGCCATTGCACTGGCAGTCAGTGAAGACCACGTGTGAGCATCCCTGCTGGTTCAAATGCTCCAAGACTGTCTGAAGGGACAGGCAGAGGCATTGCTAATACCTACCTGCGGGCAGGCCCCtagccagccagccctgccccactgcTTACCGGCTGCCGGCGGGGATCGGCCAGGTCCATCTTATTCAGCACCAGGACGTGTGGGCGGATGCCCAGCGCCTCCTGAAGCATAGGGTTACGGCCCGACAGCGGGATGTGAGACTGTTAAGGAGCATGACTGTGTGCTGCCATGGGAGCACGTACTGAGGGAACTAGCTGGGAGCGGTGGGGGAACAGTTGATGGAActggtgcagagctggaggcgCATGGGACggggagaagaggcagctgaTTCACACGGAGTCGCAaggtgctggctcctgctgccccacagGGAACACTCAGaacggggtggggggaggaacaCACACAACGAGGAGCCGCGTTGGGGGATATACGAGCGTCATGCACCTCGATGAGACAGTCTGCGCGCCGCAGGGAAGCCCGCATCTGCCGCAGGCCTGCAACACAACGCtgggtggcggcggcggcggaagCGGGGAGCAGGTATCAGCGCTCCCCGCTCCCACACCTCACCTTTCGCCATGTGTCCCGGGAACCAGGAGGCCACCTCACGGCCGCCGAAATCGAAACGCTCCCGAAACCTGGCAGACACAGCCTCGGGCCCAGCTGCAGCCGCCCGTAGAACTCCAACGAATCCTCTCATGGCGGCAGCGCCGCTTCACACGTCACAACCGGCGCTCGCTCGGGGAGGCGTGGCCGAGGCAACGTCGGAGGACTGGCACCTCACTTCCGCTTCCTCCCCACTGCTATGGCGGAGCTGCGACCTACAGAGCTTGGGGTTCCTCCGGGAGGTCCTGGCGGCACGAGAGCTGCTGTGCCCCGCGGAGATCCCTCTGTGCCCCCCACGGGGCCCGGCACACCACGTGCTGCGGGGCCTACTCCCCAACCCGCCCCGCAGCCACCCTTAGCCCCTCAAACCACCCCGGATCCAGGTCCGACGCAGGCCCCTTTGGATGACACCCGCTTCATGATTGCCAGCACTAATTGGTACTAACGCTGCAGCCCTCTTTTCCCCGCTGGAACCGAGTCGAGAAGCCGCATCCATTGcctcagagagagagaagcctTCAGGCAACGGCCCACGAAGCAGGGGTTTTATTTGCTTGCCTCAGAGCTGAAGAGTGAGGCTGAGTGCCTCGAAGAGCTGATTGAGCCGTTCGGCCTCTCGCCAGCCCGACAGCAGGGCCCCATGAGTGGTGGAGTAGAAGGTGCGGTGGGTAGCCTCGCCGGCGAAGAGGAGCTGCAAAGGCTGTGGCAAAGGTGGGAGGTGAATGCTGGCGACCTGCCGCCTCCCCCGACTCCTCAAGAACATTGGGTTGTACTACACCAGTCTCCCGTCTCAGCCCTTTGGCACCCCAGGGATGCAGACTGAGTGGGCAGCATCCCTTCCTTCGAGGCTCACTCTGtgttgtgaggatgctgaagagtGATTGGAATGAGCTATGTGTCTCCAAATTTTATGGAAATGGCGTTCCCCCCCTCTCATAAAGCTAGCAGGAAGAGCTATGGGGGGTGAGTTGGTGGCCCATAAAGGGCATGGGATTGGGGAATACCACCTCTTTGTGCTCCTCaaggctgggggtgttcagtttccactccagtctgtgcccatgaACAGAAGGACCTGCCTCCCCCCTAGCCACTGCATCCCCTGGGCCTAAAGCAATTACCTTGGGGTCCTTGGGATCCTCAGGCAGAGGTTGAGCCAGCATGTCAATGTCATCCCCTGAGCTGCCAACAGCCACGTAGCTGTAGGAGCCCCGGGTGTAGGAGGTGCTGTGCCACTGGGACCTGAGCATGCTTCTGGGAGCGGGCAAGGATGGGTTGCCTGCAGGTGTGGATTTTGGATGCAATCCAGAAGTCTAGGCACATGTTTATGTGTGGGAAATTGGGGTTATGCGGGTGGTACCTGTTAGCGTGCGCAGCACGCGCGTCATGGTGCCAAGGACTTGTGTGTCGCTCAATGTCTCCATGTACTCTGACTCCTTCCCCGCAATAAAGCCGCAGAGGACGTGCCCGTGCCTGGGGAAgggaagatgaggctgaggacagcccgctgctctcctgctgttcACTGAGCACCATGCCCTCCTTGCCCTGACAGTGCTACTGTGTCATGGGCCACCAGGGACCCTAAAAGGTCTTGAAGCTCCAGGCAGGACCGAGGTGGTCCTTCATTTTGTCCAGAAAATGCCCAAATCCCTCTAGAGGGCTGCATTatccctttgctgctgctcctggccacaTACTGCTCAGGTGGCTGGAGGACCACAAATCCAGCAAGCTTCTTGAACCAGTTGGCCTCCAGGTTGGTGCTGGGTTCCTCAAGGGGTGACTCATCCTCCCACACCACttcaaggagctgctgctggggttcCCAGAAAGGCTGCTCGAACTCCAGGAAGATCTTGTTGTTGGTGCCGAAACCCAGGCGGTGGATGGCC includes:
- the MTG1 gene encoding mitochondrial ribosome-associated GTPase 1, with the translated sequence MRGFVGVLRAAAAGPEAVSARFRERFDFGGREVASWFPGHMAKGLRQMRASLRRADCLIEVHDARIPLSGRNPMLQEALGIRPHVLVLNKMDLADPRRQPTVLEHLNQQGCSHVVFTDCQCNGNIKKIVPLVAKLVDNSPRYHRAESTAYSILVIGVPNVGKSSLINSLRRLHLRKGKATAVGGEPGITKAVLTRIQVCEKPLMYLVDTPGVLPPKLGDVETGMKLALCGAIHDHLVGEDIMADYLLYTLNKQQQFRYVQRYGLSEACDNIEHVLRHVALTLGRTQKVKVLTGTGNVNVTMLNYPSAAYEFLRDFRAGRLGKVTLD
- the SPRN gene encoding shadow of prion protein, with protein sequence MRRSAAVCWALMLLAAALCDPVAGKGGRGGARGAARGRARATTRGRMKAMVPRYGSSGSALRVAGAAAAGAAAGIAAGATLRRARLAGELETSDGPEYRDGNWTTTAPASQAPPAWAVAWLCPFAAVLLCR